A portion of the Oxynema aestuarii AP17 genome contains these proteins:
- a CDS encoding HEAT repeat domain-containing protein has product MQGVANAVSLTFQPLLDPPIVGAEEPENLKAAFTIFLHLVQLELEDAGLEAEAIAQYREPFQKFLDRPSVKTTLLSAFTPQSPTLELEVFPRSWADLHLPPLPDLWSWSDLARAYLQKVKALAYAQSVCQRLESPNVEDSLTRETLKTRIFGERWFDETWHEILVEIVAIADRELAGELIDYLLHLDGENANFLNLFLAATCLASRGDRAEMAPLTATVRDRLRQLCDTPSAFLRDRGVADRRFPIALKAVSAIANLSPGDPETLHWLKTLAQSDAYDSIRMSAVDEIARGWNRDPETLQWLETLAKTPGSDITRASALRGLATYAPKNSATEPLLKTLIKDDRDWLVREAAVEALAQHYRDDLETFSLLQTLATGDREPDVRETAARELAHTYPDRPETFSVLQTLAREDADWRVRRSIVRELAAEWLNRPEIEARVEKLLREIATTDADWHVRRRAIEAIASMRITPGDRLDWLKQCATPKETWQVRVSAVQAVAAQGCDRPDTAPWLGDRTQTDADWQVRIAAVEQLVTGWFDRPETLSLLQRTTTGDRAWQVREAALHELVKGWKGETDTIETLETLAVEDSSSDVKMAALSELATGYYGRPETLTLLQERVESDPDWDVRIVALQELAAGWFDDSETFSILKNCAGSDENWAVRLAAIKELFRGWIELPETIALLKERAIKDEDSFVRHAAVQYLARGMSDEGLLFEFLRDRATQDPFKSPEDGKLNPRQTALECLCDRYGDRPETVQILRDRQTQDTDPAVRQFAEKIVAEWGL; this is encoded by the coding sequence ATGCAGGGAGTAGCCAACGCTGTTAGTTTGACGTTTCAACCTCTCCTCGACCCGCCGATAGTGGGGGCAGAGGAGCCGGAAAATCTCAAAGCGGCTTTCACGATTTTTCTGCACTTAGTGCAGTTGGAGTTAGAGGATGCGGGGCTGGAGGCGGAGGCGATCGCCCAATATCGCGAACCATTCCAAAAATTTCTCGATCGCCCGTCGGTCAAAACCACCTTACTCTCGGCCTTCACCCCCCAAAGCCCGACCCTGGAACTCGAAGTTTTTCCCAGATCTTGGGCGGACCTGCACTTACCGCCGTTGCCGGATCTGTGGAGTTGGTCCGATCTCGCTCGTGCTTACTTGCAAAAAGTGAAAGCGCTCGCCTACGCCCAATCGGTCTGCCAGCGCCTCGAAAGTCCGAATGTAGAGGACAGTTTAACCCGCGAAACCCTCAAAACTCGGATTTTTGGCGAACGCTGGTTTGACGAAACCTGGCACGAAATTCTCGTAGAAATTGTGGCGATCGCCGATCGCGAACTGGCTGGCGAACTGATCGACTATTTACTCCACCTCGACGGCGAAAACGCCAATTTCCTCAACCTGTTCCTCGCCGCCACCTGCCTCGCCAGTCGCGGCGATCGCGCCGAAATGGCTCCCCTCACCGCCACCGTGCGCGATCGCCTCCGGCAGTTGTGCGATACCCCTTCGGCGTTCCTACGCGATCGCGGCGTCGCCGACCGTCGCTTCCCGATCGCCCTCAAAGCCGTCAGCGCGATCGCCAACCTCTCTCCCGGAGATCCCGAGACCCTCCACTGGCTGAAAACCCTCGCCCAGTCCGACGCCTACGACTCGATCCGCATGAGCGCCGTAGACGAAATCGCCCGAGGCTGGAACCGCGATCCCGAGACCCTCCAGTGGCTCGAAACCCTCGCCAAAACCCCCGGTTCCGACATTACCCGGGCCAGTGCCCTGCGCGGACTGGCCACCTACGCCCCCAAAAATTCCGCCACCGAACCCTTACTCAAAACCCTGATTAAAGACGATCGCGACTGGTTGGTACGCGAAGCCGCCGTCGAAGCCCTGGCCCAACATTATCGAGACGATCTCGAAACCTTCTCCCTCCTGCAAACCCTCGCTACGGGCGATCGCGAACCGGACGTGCGCGAAACAGCCGCCCGCGAACTCGCCCACACCTACCCCGATCGCCCCGAAACCTTCTCGGTCCTGCAAACCCTCGCCCGGGAAGATGCCGATTGGCGCGTGCGTCGCAGCATCGTCCGCGAACTGGCCGCCGAATGGCTCAATCGACCGGAAATCGAAGCAAGGGTCGAAAAATTACTGCGCGAAATCGCCACTACCGATGCCGATTGGCACGTGCGCCGACGGGCGATCGAGGCGATCGCCAGCATGAGAATCACCCCCGGCGATCGCCTCGACTGGCTCAAACAGTGCGCGACGCCCAAGGAAACCTGGCAAGTGCGCGTCAGCGCCGTGCAAGCCGTGGCCGCCCAAGGGTGCGATCGCCCCGACACCGCCCCCTGGCTGGGCGATCGCACCCAAACTGATGCCGATTGGCAGGTGCGCATCGCCGCCGTCGAGCAACTGGTCACCGGATGGTTCGATCGCCCGGAAACCCTCAGTCTCCTGCAACGTACCACCACGGGCGATCGCGCTTGGCAAGTGCGCGAAGCCGCCCTTCACGAACTCGTCAAAGGTTGGAAAGGCGAAACCGATACGATCGAAACCCTCGAAACCTTGGCCGTCGAAGACTCCAGCTCCGATGTTAAAATGGCTGCCCTCAGCGAACTCGCCACCGGATATTACGGTCGCCCGGAAACGCTGACCTTACTGCAAGAGCGGGTCGAGTCCGATCCCGATTGGGACGTGCGGATCGTGGCGTTGCAAGAACTGGCTGCCGGATGGTTTGACGATTCGGAAACATTTTCAATACTCAAAAACTGTGCCGGATCTGATGAAAATTGGGCCGTTCGATTGGCGGCGATTAAAGAACTCTTTCGCGGCTGGATCGAACTACCAGAAACGATCGCCCTTCTCAAAGAACGGGCCATTAAAGATGAAGATTCGTTCGTCCGTCATGCCGCCGTTCAATATCTCGCCCGAGGCATGAGTGACGAGGGTTTATTATTTGAATTTCTGCGCGATCGCGCCACCCAAGACCCGTTTAAATCGCCGGAAGATGGCAAACTCAATCCCCGACAAACGGCTTTAGAATGTTTGTGCGATCGCTATGGCGATCGTCCCGAAACCGTACAAATTTTGCGCGATCGCCAGACCCAAGATACCGATCCTGCGGTTCGCCAGTTTGCCGAAAAAATCGTAGCAGAGTGGGGATTGTAG
- a CDS encoding Uma2 family endonuclease encodes MNTITIDLNSITPIDDEQFYQLCRANPELKFERNANGEILIMSPTGGETGNCNIEIAADFVFWNRQTKLGKLFDSSTCFKLPNGANRSPDLAWVKVERWEGLTATEKEKFPPLAPDFVLELKSPTDRLSTLQAKLEEYIENGVKLAWLIDRETDRVEVYRTGRDKQVFEKPATLSGEEILPGFVLSFEEIWK; translated from the coding sequence ATGAATACAATTACAATTGATTTAAATTCAATTACCCCAATTGATGACGAACAATTTTATCAACTTTGTCGCGCCAATCCCGAACTCAAATTTGAACGCAACGCCAATGGAGAAATCCTCATCATGTCGCCGACCGGAGGAGAAACAGGGAATTGCAATATTGAGATTGCCGCCGATTTTGTCTTTTGGAACCGCCAAACCAAATTAGGGAAATTATTCGATTCTTCCACCTGTTTTAAATTGCCAAATGGCGCCAACCGTTCTCCCGATTTGGCTTGGGTGAAGGTGGAGAGATGGGAGGGACTGACGGCGACAGAAAAAGAGAAATTTCCACCCCTTGCACCGGATTTTGTCTTGGAGTTGAAGTCACCCACAGACCGCCTCAGCACTTTACAGGCTAAACTCGAAGAATATATCGAAAATGGGGTGAAATTAGCTTGGTTAATTGACCGAGAAACAGATCGCGTCGAGGTCTATCGAACGGGACGGGATAAGCAGGTTTTCGAGAAACCAGCCACTTTATCTGGAGAAGAAATTTTACCCGGTTTTGTTTTATCTTTTGAGGAAATTTGGAAATAG
- a CDS encoding Uma2 family endonuclease has product MNIITLDLKPLCAIDDEQFYQLCRANPELKFERNANGEILIMSPTGGETGNCNAELLIEFGIWNRQTKLGKLFDSSTCFKLPNGANRSPDLAWVKVERWDGLTATEKEKFPPLAPDFVLELKSPTDHLSTLQAKLEEYIENGVKLAWLIDRETNRVEVYRPGRDKQVFEKPATLSGEEILPGFVLSFEEIWK; this is encoded by the coding sequence ATGAATATAATTACTCTTGACTTAAAACCGCTTTGTGCGATCGATGACGAACAATTTTATCAACTTTGTCGCGCCAATCCCGAACTCAAATTTGAACGCAACGCCAATGGAGAAATCCTCATCATGTCGCCGACGGGAGGAGAAACAGGAAACTGCAATGCAGAATTATTAATCGAATTTGGCATTTGGAACCGCCAAACCAAATTAGGGAAATTATTCGATTCTTCCACCTGTTTTAAATTGCCAAATGGCGCCAACCGTTCTCCCGATTTGGCTTGGGTGAAGGTGGAGAGATGGGACGGACTGACGGCGACAGAAAAAGAGAAATTTCCACCCCTTGCACCGGATTTTGTCTTGGAGTTGAAGTCACCCACAGACCACCTCAGCACTTTGCAGGCTAAACTCGAAGAATATATCGAAAATGGGGTGAAATTAGCTTGGTTAATTGACCGAGAAACAAATCGCGTCGAGGTCTATCGACCGGGACGGGATAAGCAAGTTTTTGAGAAACCAGCCACTTTATCTGGAGAAGAAATTTTACCCGGTTTTGTTTTATCTTTTGAGGAAATTTGGAAATAG
- a CDS encoding WD40 domain-containing protein produces MELIVAFSPNGELLASGSWDGTINLWRRDGTSINTIKAHTLAIREVAFSPDGKTLVSGSDDKTVKLWKLDGKLIKTLEGHTHKVRTVGFSPDGKTIISGSDNNTVKFWRKNTPSIPNLTTHGDSVWSVAFSPNGEIIASGGRDNTVKLSLRDGTLITTLQGHKNYINTLTFSSDGKTLLSGSSDKTIALWNLDGSLIRNFPEHTSSILAVAFSDDDRKVLSATSDKKVHVWHKDGQSITSFPLEGHSSKINAISFSPDAKTVASGGADAMVKLWNLDGSLIATLEGHASEINTIAFSPDGKTIASGSKDKMVKLWNLDGSLIATLESHASEVNAIAFSPDGKTIASGSSDNTVKLWQPDSTLIHTFLSHNGPIYALAFSPDGKTLVSGSEDSTVKLWNLNLPDLINRGCTWLEEYNISRPDRFSQLESCQNPQRLQASALSLVAQGEQLVKTGKFEEAIHKFERAKQWNLKLTFDSQRKAVPALVKQAENLVLEGKRDEAIYKLKEAQTLDPNLDLNPDTKEVETDAEIVANQFTAVKKRGEATTLAREGNLDEAIARFEEAQTLDPNLDLNLSTAEVETDAATVAKQFAADKKHEEGTKLVKEGQLDKAIAKFKEAQNLNPDIDLISDNSDEQYKQPEMAVRYLAAIEKFKKGESSAKKGEIDEAIALFKEAQNLDPNVKKASSWNTLCRFGALQGRAAAVLFACETAVSLEAENAVYQDSRGLARALTGNIEGAIEDFQAFLDSINNNSAQFWRKEWIYSLRNDKNPFTEQELQRLLEE; encoded by the coding sequence ATGGAGTTGATAGTCGCATTCAGCCCAAATGGCGAATTATTAGCATCGGGAAGTTGGGATGGCACCATAAATTTGTGGCGGCGCGACGGCACTTCAATCAACACTATCAAAGCTCATACATTGGCGATTAGAGAAGTCGCATTCAGCCCAGATGGTAAAACTTTAGTCTCCGGTAGTGATGATAAAACAGTTAAATTGTGGAAACTTGATGGCAAATTAATTAAAACCCTCGAAGGTCATACTCATAAAGTTAGAACCGTAGGATTTAGTCCCGATGGAAAGACTATTATTTCTGGTAGTGATAACAATACGGTGAAGTTTTGGCGGAAAAATACCCCTTCAATTCCTAACCTTACAACTCATGGAGATTCTGTTTGGTCAGTGGCATTCAGCCCAAATGGAGAAATCATTGCATCGGGCGGTAGGGATAACACAGTGAAATTATCGCTGCGTGACGGTACTCTAATCACGACTCTACAAGGTCATAAAAACTACATTAACACACTAACATTCAGTTCGGATGGAAAAACTCTCCTATCAGGCAGTTCGGATAAAACGATCGCACTCTGGAACCTTGATGGTAGCTTAATTAGAAATTTTCCAGAACATACGAGTTCAATTTTGGCAGTAGCTTTTAGTGACGACGATCGAAAAGTGTTATCAGCTACTTCCGACAAAAAAGTACATGTGTGGCATAAGGATGGCCAGTCTATTACCTCATTTCCTCTCGAAGGCCATAGTAGCAAGATTAATGCGATCTCCTTCAGTCCTGATGCCAAGACCGTCGCATCAGGGGGTGCAGACGCAATGGTCAAACTGTGGAATCTTGATGGCAGTTTAATTGCTACTCTCGAAGGTCATGCTAGTGAGATTAATACAATCGCCTTCAGTCCCGATGGCAAAACCATTGCATCAGGCAGTAAGGATAAAATGGTCAAACTGTGGAATCTTGATGGCAGTTTAATCGCTACCCTCGAAAGCCATGCTAGTGAAGTGAATGCAATCGCCTTCAGTCCCGATGGCAAAACTATCGCATCAGGCAGTTCCGATAATACGGTGAAATTGTGGCAGCCCGACAGTACTTTAATTCATACTTTTTTATCTCATAACGGTCCAATTTATGCATTAGCATTTAGCCCGGATGGAAAAACCTTGGTATCTGGCAGTGAAGATAGTACCGTGAAATTATGGAATCTGAATTTACCCGACCTGATAAACCGTGGTTGCACCTGGCTTGAGGAATATAATATTAGCCGACCAGATCGATTCAGTCAATTAGAATCTTGCCAGAACCCTCAACGATTGCAAGCATCTGCACTTTCTCTAGTTGCCCAAGGCGAACAACTAGTTAAAACAGGAAAGTTCGAGGAAGCAATTCACAAATTCGAGCGAGCAAAACAGTGGAATCTAAAATTAACTTTCGATTCTCAGCGAAAAGCAGTCCCCGCCTTAGTCAAACAAGCCGAAAATTTGGTTCTCGAAGGAAAACGCGATGAAGCAATTTACAAATTGAAAGAAGCACAAACTCTCGACCCTAATCTCGATCTCAATCCTGATACTAAAGAAGTAGAGACAGATGCAGAAATAGTTGCTAATCAATTTACTGCTGTGAAAAAACGTGGAGAAGCAACCACGTTAGCGAGGGAGGGAAACCTCGATGAAGCCATTGCTAGATTTGAAGAAGCGCAAACTCTCGACCCTAATCTCGATCTCAATCTGAGCACTGCAGAAGTAGAGACAGACGCAGCAACTGTTGCCAAGCAATTCGCGGCTGATAAAAAACATGAAGAAGGAACTAAATTAGTGAAAGAGGGGCAACTCGATAAAGCGATTGCCAAATTTAAAGAAGCACAGAACCTCAATCCGGATATCGATCTAATTTCCGACAACAGTGATGAACAATATAAACAGCCCGAAATGGCTGTTCGCTACTTGGCTGCCATTGAAAAATTCAAGAAAGGCGAATCATCAGCAAAAAAGGGAGAAATAGATGAAGCAATTGCCTTGTTTAAAGAAGCTCAAAATCTCGATCCGAATGTAAAAAAGGCTAGTTCTTGGAATACCCTGTGTCGTTTTGGTGCGCTCCAAGGTCGCGCGGCTGCAGTGCTGTTTGCTTGTGAAACAGCAGTCAGTTTAGAAGCAGAAAATGCAGTCTATCAAGATAGTCGCGGTTTGGCAAGAGCGCTGACGGGAAACATTGAAGGGGCAATAGAAGATTTCCAAGCATTTCTCGATTCAATTAATAACAACTCAGCACAGTTTTGGCGAAAAGAATGGATTTATTCCCTCCGTAACGATAAAAACCCATTTACGGAACAGGAGTTACAACGTTTGTTAGAGGAATGA
- a CDS encoding helix-turn-helix domain-containing protein translates to MMATVMEIYWNLRALMALKRVSVGELAEILEVSRTTASRYKNSDIVPPGLDHEKLTRLCELLQCEPGDLIKTAND, encoded by the coding sequence ATGATGGCAACCGTTATGGAGATTTACTGGAACCTGCGAGCGTTGATGGCGCTTAAGAGGGTAAGCGTAGGGGAACTCGCGGAAATCTTGGAGGTTAGCCGCACCACGGCAAGTAGATATAAAAATTCGGATATTGTCCCGCCAGGACTAGATCACGAAAAACTGACCCGACTCTGCGAACTGTTGCAGTGCGAACCGGGGGACCTTATCAAAACTGCTAACGACTAA